A stretch of the Comamonas testosteroni TK102 genome encodes the following:
- the tatA gene encoding Sec-independent protein translocase subunit TatA has translation MGSFSIWHWAIVLLIVVLVFGTKKLKNIGSDLGGAVKGFKDGMKDGATDADANAATGQVANQQAAEKATIDVEAKQKS, from the coding sequence ATGGGCTCGTTTTCTATCTGGCACTGGGCGATCGTGCTGCTCATCGTGGTTCTGGTGTTCGGCACCAAGAAGCTCAAGAACATCGGCTCCGACCTGGGCGGCGCCGTCAAGGGCTTCAAGGACGGCATGAAGGACGGCGCGACTGACGCCGACGCCAACGCTGCGACCGGCCAAGTGGCCAACCAGCAGGCCGCCGAAAAGGCCACCATCGACGTGGAAGCCAAGCAAAAGAGCTGA
- a CDS encoding trypsin-like peptidase domain-containing protein has protein sequence MKRTWLLFSQVVTVLVAIYFVVATLQPTWLQRGNIRSNAGVSLLQAPTAPAGEVAPGSFAPAARKASPAVVSINTSKAVRHPRANDPWFQFFFGDQGPQEQSGLGSGVIISQDGYILTNNHVVEGADDIEVTLTDSRQAKAKVIGTDPETDLAILKVELDKLPVIVLGNSDQVAVGDRVLAIGNPFGVGQTVTSGIVSALGRSQLGINTFENFIQTDAAINPGNSGGALVDANGNLLGINTAIYSRSGGSMGIGFAIPVSTAKMVLDGIVKDGKVTRGWIGVEPNELSPELAETFGVKADAGVIITGVLQAGPAAQAGMRPGDVIVKVGETATRNVSELLTAVASLKPGEAAKFDVRRGDSEVVLNITPGARPAASTLQQQSRPRR, from the coding sequence ATGAAACGCACCTGGTTGCTGTTTTCGCAGGTCGTCACCGTGCTGGTGGCTATCTATTTTGTAGTGGCTACCCTACAGCCCACTTGGCTTCAGCGCGGAAACATTCGCAGCAATGCCGGGGTTTCGCTGCTGCAGGCCCCCACTGCCCCGGCGGGTGAAGTCGCCCCGGGCAGCTTTGCGCCAGCCGCACGCAAGGCCTCGCCCGCCGTGGTCAGCATCAACACGAGCAAGGCGGTCCGCCACCCACGCGCCAACGATCCCTGGTTCCAGTTCTTCTTTGGCGATCAGGGCCCGCAGGAGCAATCTGGTTTGGGCAGCGGCGTCATCATCAGTCAAGATGGCTACATCCTCACCAACAACCATGTGGTGGAAGGCGCCGACGATATCGAGGTCACGCTGACCGACAGCCGGCAGGCCAAGGCCAAGGTCATCGGCACGGACCCCGAGACCGATCTGGCCATTCTCAAGGTCGAGCTCGACAAGCTGCCCGTCATCGTGCTGGGCAACTCCGACCAGGTCGCCGTGGGCGACCGCGTGCTTGCCATCGGCAACCCCTTCGGTGTGGGGCAGACCGTGACCAGCGGCATCGTCAGCGCTCTGGGCCGCAGCCAGCTGGGCATCAACACCTTCGAGAACTTCATCCAGACCGATGCCGCCATCAACCCTGGCAACTCCGGCGGTGCCCTGGTGGATGCCAACGGCAATCTGCTGGGCATCAACACGGCCATCTACTCACGCTCGGGCGGCAGCATGGGCATCGGTTTCGCGATTCCCGTCTCCACGGCCAAGATGGTGCTGGACGGCATCGTCAAGGACGGCAAGGTCACACGCGGCTGGATCGGCGTGGAGCCCAATGAACTCTCGCCCGAGCTGGCCGAGACCTTTGGCGTCAAGGCCGATGCCGGCGTCATCATCACCGGCGTGCTGCAGGCCGGCCCCGCCGCCCAGGCCGGCATGCGTCCTGGCGATGTGATCGTCAAGGTGGGCGAGACCGCGACCCGCAATGTCTCCGAGCTGCTGACGGCCGTGGCCTCGCTCAAGCCCGGCGAAGCCGCCAAGTTCGATGTGCGCCGCGGCGACAGCGAAGTGGTGCTGAACATCACTCCGGGCGCCCGCCCTGCAGCCAGCACCCTGCAGCAGCAGAGCCGCCCCCGCCGTTGA
- a CDS encoding histidine triad nucleotide-binding protein: MHDHDYDANCIFCRIAKGEIPSRKVYEDEELFAFHDIHPGAPVHFLLIPKKHIRSMAQVGAGDAPLLGRMMALAPQLALEQGCNPYPDGGFRIVVNTGSEGGQEVHHLHLHVMGGPRPWLKG; encoded by the coding sequence ATGCACGACCACGATTACGACGCCAATTGCATTTTCTGCCGCATCGCCAAGGGGGAGATTCCTTCGCGCAAGGTCTATGAAGACGAGGAGCTGTTCGCCTTCCATGACATCCACCCCGGTGCGCCCGTGCACTTTCTGCTGATTCCCAAGAAGCACATCCGCTCCATGGCCCAGGTTGGCGCCGGGGATGCGCCCCTGCTGGGCCGCATGATGGCGCTGGCTCCCCAACTGGCGCTGGAGCAGGGCTGCAACCCTTATCCCGATGGCGGTTTCCGCATCGTGGTCAACACCGGCAGCGAAGGCGGCCAGGAAGTGCACCATCTGCACCTGCATGTCATGGGCGGTCCGCGCCCCTGGCTCAAGGGCTGA
- a CDS encoding enoyl-CoA hydratase/isomerase family protein produces MNPRLHVQDRVATITLQRPTVANRLAPDDLPVLIECIACVNQREDVRVLVLRSEGKHFCSGYDISQIENSQSEGSSFGEMVDAVEQCRAVTIVAIQGGVYGGATDLALACDFRVGSMAADMFMPAARLGLHFYTSGLERYVSRLGLDTAKRLFLTCERLDAEQMKACGFLTHLVAQTELDETVANLAGTLAAMAPLPLSGMKKHLNLIACGRQDREAIARDVQRSIESVDLREGGLAWREKRVPVFKGR; encoded by the coding sequence ATGAATCCAAGACTGCATGTCCAAGACCGTGTTGCAACCATCACGCTCCAGCGCCCCACGGTGGCGAACCGTCTGGCGCCCGATGATTTGCCGGTGCTCATTGAATGCATAGCATGCGTCAATCAGAGGGAGGATGTGCGGGTGCTGGTATTGCGTAGCGAAGGCAAGCATTTCTGCAGTGGCTACGATATATCACAAATCGAAAACAGCCAGAGCGAAGGCAGCAGCTTCGGCGAGATGGTGGATGCGGTGGAGCAGTGCCGTGCGGTGACCATAGTCGCCATCCAGGGCGGCGTGTATGGCGGCGCGACCGATCTGGCGCTGGCTTGCGACTTTCGCGTGGGCTCGATGGCGGCGGACATGTTCATGCCCGCAGCAAGGCTGGGCCTGCATTTCTACACCTCGGGGCTGGAGCGCTATGTCAGCCGTCTGGGGCTCGATACCGCCAAGCGCCTGTTTCTGACCTGCGAGCGCCTGGATGCCGAGCAGATGAAGGCCTGCGGCTTTTTGACGCATCTGGTGGCGCAAACGGAGCTCGACGAGACCGTGGCGAATCTGGCCGGGACGCTGGCAGCGATGGCGCCCTTGCCCCTGTCCGGCATGAAGAAACACCTGAACCTGATTGCCTGCGGCCGTCAAGACCGCGAGGCGATTGCGCGCGACGTGCAGCGCTCGATCGAGTCCGTGGATCTGCGTGAAGGCGGTCTGGCCTGGCGCGAGAAGCGCGTACCGGTTTTCAAAGGCCGCTAG
- a CDS encoding MFS transporter: MTTLDHAASAKAPAAAKNRLLNREDYKTLGLSALGGTLEFYDFVVFVFFANVIGSLFFPASLPEWMRQLQTLGIFAAGYLARPIGGILIAHFGDILGRKKMFTLSVFLMAVPTLVIGLLPTYETIGLAAPILLLLMRVMQGAAIGGEMPGAWVFVAEHAPEKRYGFAIGALTSGITGGIFLGSIIGVWLNSTYSQGEIHDWAWRLPFILGGVFGLVSVYLRKFLHETPIFQELQARKAADRELPIKTILRDHREACVVVALMTWVLSTAIVVVILFTPAYLQKVFHIEPAMALKANAVATVTLTIGCVFWGWLSDRIGTKLTMLVGWGGMTATAYLFYLNLPGNEASLICNYATVGFFVGSISLLPVVGVRAFPPEVRFTGLSFSYNMAYAVFGGLTPMLVSVWQQVDVMAPAHYVAAMGVLGMAMGFWPLACKGWQPRKG; this comes from the coding sequence ATGACTACGCTTGACCACGCTGCATCGGCCAAAGCGCCGGCTGCTGCGAAGAATCGCCTCCTGAACCGGGAGGACTACAAGACCCTGGGCTTATCGGCCCTGGGCGGAACGCTGGAGTTTTATGACTTTGTGGTGTTCGTCTTTTTTGCCAATGTGATCGGCAGCCTGTTCTTTCCGGCTTCGCTGCCCGAGTGGATGCGCCAGCTGCAGACGCTGGGCATTTTCGCGGCCGGCTACCTGGCACGACCCATCGGCGGCATCTTGATTGCCCACTTCGGCGACATCCTGGGCCGCAAGAAAATGTTCACGCTGTCGGTGTTCCTGATGGCCGTGCCCACGCTGGTCATCGGCCTGCTGCCGACCTATGAAACCATAGGCCTTGCCGCTCCCATCCTGCTGCTGCTGATGCGCGTGATGCAAGGTGCTGCCATCGGCGGTGAAATGCCTGGTGCCTGGGTGTTCGTGGCCGAGCATGCGCCCGAAAAGCGCTACGGCTTCGCCATCGGCGCACTGACTTCCGGCATTACCGGCGGTATTTTCCTGGGCTCCATCATCGGGGTCTGGCTCAACAGCACCTACAGCCAGGGCGAGATCCACGACTGGGCCTGGCGCCTGCCCTTCATCCTGGGCGGTGTCTTCGGTCTGGTGTCGGTGTATCTGCGCAAGTTCCTGCACGAGACCCCCATCTTCCAGGAGCTGCAGGCCCGCAAGGCCGCTGACCGCGAACTGCCGATCAAGACCATCTTGCGCGACCACCGCGAAGCCTGTGTTGTCGTGGCGCTGATGACCTGGGTGCTGTCCACGGCGATTGTGGTGGTGATTCTGTTCACGCCGGCCTATCTGCAGAAGGTGTTCCACATCGAGCCTGCCATGGCCCTGAAGGCCAATGCCGTGGCGACCGTGACGCTGACCATAGGCTGCGTGTTCTGGGGCTGGCTGTCCGACAGGATCGGCACCAAGCTGACCATGCTCGTCGGCTGGGGCGGCATGACGGCCACGGCCTATCTGTTCTACCTGAACCTGCCGGGCAACGAGGCGTCCCTGATCTGCAACTATGCGACCGTGGGCTTCTTCGTGGGCTCCATCTCGCTGCTGCCCGTGGTGGGCGTGCGGGCCTTCCCGCCCGAAGTGCGCTTTACCGGTCTGTCCTTTTCCTACAACATGGCCTATGCCGTGTTCGGCGGCCTGACTCCCATGCTGGTGTCCGTGTGGCAGCAGGTGGACGTGATGGCTCCTGCCCACTATGTGGCGGCCATGGGCGTGCTGGGCATGGCCATGGGCTTCTGGCCGCTGGCCTGCAAGGGCTGGCAGCCGCGCAAGGGGTGA
- the tatC gene encoding twin-arginine translocase subunit TatC has protein sequence MSEPSKEDELAGTEQPFVQHLMELRDRLLYSLYGVLIGVGLLMFWPGPDGLIDFIALPIKEHMPPGAKLIAVGVFSPFFVPLKVLMMVAVLLALPWIMYQIWAFVAPGLYSHEKKFALPLIMFGSLLAYAGIAFVQFFVLGNMFKFIQHFTPASVAATPDIASYVEAILSLYIAFAAAFQVPIVVMLLVRFGLVEIEKLKAFRGYFVVLAFVIAAVITPPDVISQLALALPMCLLYEIGILGAGWFSRVSRAPDAEDGTGTEVEKSTDGH, from the coding sequence ATGTCCGAACCCTCTAAAGAAGACGAACTCGCCGGTACGGAGCAGCCGTTTGTCCAGCACCTGATGGAGCTGCGTGATCGCCTGCTCTACAGCCTGTATGGCGTTTTGATCGGCGTAGGGCTGCTGATGTTCTGGCCGGGCCCCGACGGCCTGATCGACTTCATCGCCCTGCCCATCAAGGAGCACATGCCGCCCGGCGCCAAGCTGATTGCGGTGGGCGTTTTCTCGCCCTTCTTCGTGCCGCTCAAGGTGTTGATGATGGTGGCCGTGCTGCTGGCGCTGCCCTGGATCATGTACCAGATCTGGGCCTTTGTTGCGCCGGGTCTGTACAGCCACGAGAAGAAGTTCGCCCTGCCGCTGATCATGTTCGGCAGCCTGCTGGCTTATGCCGGCATTGCCTTCGTACAGTTCTTTGTGCTGGGCAATATGTTCAAGTTCATCCAGCACTTCACGCCGGCCAGCGTGGCGGCCACGCCCGACATCGCCTCGTATGTGGAAGCGATTCTCTCGCTCTACATCGCGTTTGCGGCGGCCTTTCAGGTGCCCATCGTGGTAATGCTGCTGGTGCGCTTTGGTCTGGTGGAGATCGAGAAGCTCAAGGCCTTCCGCGGCTATTTCGTGGTGCTGGCCTTCGTGATTGCTGCCGTCATCACGCCGCCCGATGTGATCTCCCAGCTGGCCCTGGCCTTGCCCATGTGCCTGCTCTACGAGATCGGCATTCTGGGGGCCGGCTGGTTCAGCAGGGTATCGCGTGCGCCCGATGCCGAGGACGGTACGGGCACGGAAGTGGAGAAATCCACGGACGGCCACTGA
- a CDS encoding GntR family transcriptional regulator, which produces MQDRIRLALEQDLRSGALRPGAGIDEQALCERFQASRTPVREALLLLSAKGMVSILPRVGIYVRHLDPRELIAMMEGLAELEGVLARLAARRINAEQRTLLQAALAQTAAHAQKADSIGYEQANARLHDLIYQSSGNTFIVEQTREARLRVAPYRSKMFEKPERLLHSQAEHETVVAAILAGHSEVAAEAMRNHISAGGSAFADMVLSTVSAPVMQPRRRKRASSEKKGNHC; this is translated from the coding sequence ATGCAGGACCGCATCCGGCTGGCACTGGAGCAAGACCTGCGCAGCGGCGCATTGCGACCGGGTGCCGGCATCGACGAACAGGCACTGTGCGAGCGCTTCCAGGCTTCACGCACGCCGGTCCGCGAGGCCTTGCTGCTGCTGTCCGCCAAGGGGATGGTGAGCATTCTTCCACGCGTGGGCATCTACGTGCGCCACCTCGATCCCCGCGAGCTGATAGCGATGATGGAAGGGCTCGCCGAGCTGGAAGGCGTGCTGGCGCGCCTTGCGGCCCGGCGCATCAACGCCGAGCAGAGAACGCTGCTGCAAGCCGCTCTGGCGCAGACCGCTGCACATGCCCAGAAAGCCGATTCCATTGGCTACGAACAGGCGAATGCCAGACTGCATGATTTGATATATCAGTCTAGCGGAAACACCTTTATCGTCGAACAGACGCGCGAGGCCAGACTCAGGGTCGCGCCGTATCGCAGCAAGATGTTTGAAAAGCCGGAGCGCCTGCTGCACTCCCAGGCCGAGCATGAAACCGTGGTGGCCGCCATTCTGGCGGGCCACAGTGAAGTCGCTGCCGAGGCCATGCGCAACCATATATCGGCGGGCGGCAGCGCTTTTGCCGACATGGTGCTGAGCACCGTGTCCGCGCCCGTCATGCAGCCGCGCCGTCGCAAACGCGCGAGCAGCGAAAAAAAAGGCAACCACTGCTGA
- the tatB gene encoding Sec-independent protein translocase protein TatB — translation MFDIGLSKMALIGAVALVVIGPEKLPRVARMVGTLLGRAQRYVSDVKAEVNRSMELDELRKMKDTVETAARDVESSMRNQASDLEKDWSDATKDLRDDSNMTSASSFGSYDAEGGYTGLDTHSSVVPSYRHPRKNWRVKRGAVPQWYKARAGVRSKVQSGAARVARFRPKKFH, via the coding sequence ATGTTTGATATTGGCCTGTCCAAAATGGCGCTGATCGGTGCCGTGGCCCTGGTGGTCATCGGTCCCGAGAAGCTGCCGCGCGTGGCCCGCATGGTGGGCACCTTGCTTGGCAGGGCACAGCGCTATGTGTCCGACGTCAAGGCCGAGGTCAACCGCTCCATGGAGCTCGATGAGCTGCGCAAGATGAAGGACACGGTCGAGACCGCCGCGCGGGACGTGGAGTCCAGCATGCGCAATCAGGCCTCTGATCTTGAAAAGGACTGGAGCGATGCGACCAAGGACCTGCGCGACGACTCGAACATGACTTCGGCTTCGTCCTTCGGCTCCTATGACGCAGAAGGTGGCTACACCGGTCTGGATACGCACAGCAGCGTGGTGCCCAGCTACCGCCATCCGCGCAAGAACTGGCGCGTCAAGCGCGGAGCCGTGCCTCAGTGGTACAAGGCCCGTGCCGGGGTACGTAGCAAGGTCCAGTCGGGTGCGGCACGCGTGGCGCGCTTTCGCCCCAAGAAGTTCCATTGA